One Candidatus Nitronauta litoralis genomic window, GAGTTGATGTACCAGGATTCCATCCCATGCATCCTTGCAGGCCCCGGTCGAACCGGGCAGTGCAAACAGGAAGGTCCCGTTGGCAACCCCACCAGTTGCACGCGACTGGATGGTCGAGGTTTTAATGCCCTGGTAGCTCAGCCACCGGAACAGTTCGCCGAAGCCCGGAATGGATTTTTCGTAAAGTTCTTCGAACGCTTCCGGAGTCACATCGCGCCCGGTAACCCCCGTGCCGCCTGTAGCGATCACCACATCCACTTCCGGAGACGCGATCCATTCTTTGAGTGCCGCCTGGATGAGCGGTATCTCGTCTTTGATGATGCGCTTTTCGACCACGTTGTGGCCGGCACCCTTTGCCCTGTCCACCAGGGTATTGCCTGATTTATCGTCTTCATCGGTGCGCGTGTCCGACACTGTGATGATCGCGATGTTCACTGCCTTTTTTACCTTTGAAACCATGTCGCTTCTCCATAGAAAATTGAGCCGACATGTTAGCAATCCGGCAAGCCCACTGCAATACCCTTTGATAGTGGGGAGATATTCATTTGGCATTTATATAGTTTAGGAAATTTGTGAATAAGCGTTATTGCTTTGTCTCCCTTTTCAAGGGAAAGCTTTACATATTTCCAGAAGAATGGCCGATTTACTCCCAATGTTTTCTCCTTGTAGAACTGCTATTCGCGTTCTTGATTCCCCTCCTTAAAAAAGGAGGGGATATAGGGGAGGTTGTGTTCATGACACCTCCCGCACCCTCCCTTTTAAAGGGAAGGGAATGAAATGGTTTTCGAAAGGGTACGTTTTAAATAAACTTTAGTAGGGGGGCTCAGGTACAAGAAATTTTCTAATCTTGTGAGTAGTCACAGCCGGTTGTTTAAAACACTCATGCATTATATGAATGAAGTGGGTAAATTCAGCATCTTCCTTTATGCTATATAAAGAAGACGAAATAAGGAGACTCAATGCCCACAGCACTCATCACAGGTGGAGCCGTCCGGATTGGCCAGGCGCTGGCACAGCGACTCGCCCATCGCGGCTACAACATCGCCCTGCATCATGGAAAATCGGATCCTGCCGACACGCTCGCCTATCTGGACTGCACCATGGTGACGACGAAGGCTTATCCCTGTGACCTGAGCGATTTGTCGGCAGTAGAATCGTTGGTGGAGTCCGTCAAAAAGGATTTTGATGATTTGGAAATACTCGTTAATTGCGCGGCCAACTTTATCCAGGAGAATGTGGAGACCACCAGCATGGAAACGCTCGATCGGACCTTGAATGTGAACTTGAAGGCTCCCTTTATCCTGATGCGTGAATTTAAAAGACTTGTAGGCTGTGGTCAGATTGTCAATATTCTCGACGAACGTATTGAAAAAAACATCCCGACCTTCGCCGCGTATTCCGTTTCGAAAGTGGGCCTCGCGCATCTGACCAAACTGGCGGCGGTTGAGTGGGGCGAAACCGTGCGGGTCAACGGAATTGCACCGGGACTCATCCTGCCACCGCAGGGACAGGGGCCAGAGTATATGGAAAAGAACAAAGGCAACGTTCCGATGAACCGCCACGGTTCAGTAGACGACCTTGCCAAAGCTCTCGATTATCTGCTCGATTCAGAATTTGTGAACGGCGAGATATTGTTTGTCGATGGCGGGGAAAGTCGTGGAAAGAAATATAATGGATAATAGACCTTGGGCAAGACGGTAATCAGATATGAAAAGTTTTTTTAGGATTTTTATGGGTGTTTTCATTGGGGTAGGAGTGATCTGTTTTTTTGGAATTGCCTATGGTGTTTTCTCTAGAGACTATAAGGTAGAACAAATGGATTGGGATCAGAACGGTGAGGTAACTTTAACTGAAATTTCCCAAGCCTCTGACATCGATGTTAGGTTCGTAAAGGTCCAGGGAAAATTGTGCAAGGATTACTATTTTCTAAAAGATGGATTGACTGTAAAAATTGAATGTTGAGAAAAGATAAATTTGCTTAAAGAGATTTCCCACAGGTCGGTTCGGTGGCGAAACCATTCGGAATTACACAGCAAAAACTGGATTGCTTCACCGCTTTCAGCGGTACGCAATGACGGGGTATCTGGTCCTTATGACCAACCTCTTTTTTCATTGGAGTAGTTCCAGGGAAAAGATTCAATATCGGGAGGACTTCCTTAGAAAAGAGAAACAAAAAGCAAAGGCGAGATTCTTCGCTTCGCTCAGAATGACAGTGCTTTGATTTTATGTGTCACATTCAAGAACGCGAACAGCGGTTCTTGAATCTGTCGAAGGGGGCCTCTTTATTGGTTTCATTTGAATGCACTTATGCAAAGGTCTCCTTCAGGGAAGGGGGTGGCTGATGCACGGAAGAAAGCCTTCGCCATGACCAAAGACCCGTCATCGCGAGCGACTCCAGGGAGCGACGCGATCCAGAGTTTTTGATTGCTACCTCAAGGTCATTGAACGGCTGGATTGCTTCACCGCTTTCAGCGGTTCGCAATGACGAGATGCCTAGCCTTTTGAGCCGGGGTTCCAATGTGCGGCCCTGAGGTTTGCCTGTCTAGGGTTAGTCTCTTAATGACACAAGAGATTTAAAAATGTCACCCTGAGCTTGTCGAAGGGGGGGCTCCTCTTTATCAAATCAAGAAATACCCGTTAAGAAAATTCAATATTGGATAGGATCCTCCACCCCGGCTTCTTTAAATCCTTTCAACCTAAGGAAACAACTGTCACAATTGCCGCAGGATTTGCCTTCATCATCTGGTGCATAGCAACTATGTGTCAGTGAATAGTCCACGCCCAGCTCTAGCCCTTTCTTCACAATATCGGCTTTGCTCATCTTTGAGAGTGGCGTGTGTATTTTGAATCGACTGCTGCCTTCAACCCCTGCCTTGGTGGCGAGGTTGGCTAGTGTTTCAAACGCGCTGATGAATTCCGGGCGGCAATCCGGGTAGCCGCTGTAATCAATCGCATTCACGCCGATAAAAATATCTTCGGCTCCGCAAACTTCCGCCAGTGCAAGGCAGTACGATAGAAATATGGTATTGCGTGCTGGAACGTAGGTGATGGGTATCCCCTCACTCATTTCATCCGTTTCGCGACCTGTCGGTACTTCGATCTCATCCGTCAGGGCGGACCCACCGAACTGGCGGAGGTCAATTTGGACCACCCTGTGGTCCTCCACCCTGAATGCACGGGCCACACGGGTTGCCGCTTCCAGCTCCACCCGGTGCCGTTGGCCATAATCAAAGCTCAGTGCAACCGTTTGAAAACCTTCGTGTTGTGCGATTGCCAGCACGGTTGTGGAATCGAGCCCGCCACTGAGCAAAACCACTGCTTTTTTTGGTCTGGAAATGACATCCTCCTTGTAATTTTGAGGGGGTATTATATACTAACGCGCTTATACTAGCTCAAAGTCCCTCCATTAAATGATAAGGGGCCACGAGGCTCCCTTGTTGTAAAACAAGGGTGTGCGAGTAGCCCTTCGGAAATTTTCGGGATTTTTGAAGTCACCCAGAAAGTGTACCTGTTTAACCCGCTTGAAAGGATTACCGCGGATGTTTGAAAACCTGTCCGGTCGTTTAGAGGACATTTACAACAAAATTAAGGGACGCGGCAAGCTCAAGGAAGCTGATGTCGATGAGGCGTTGAAGGAAATCCGGGTTGCCCTGATCGAAGCCGACGTTTCCCTGCCCGTTATCAAGGATTTCCTCGAGCAGATTCGCGAAAAAGCGATCGGTCAGGAAGTCATGGAGAGTCTCACTCCGGGCCACATGATGGTCAAGGTGGTGAATGAAGAATTGATTCTCCTGTTTGGTGATGCCGCAGTGGGTGTGCAGATATCCCCGGAACCACCGACGATCATCCTCATGGCCGGATTGCAGGGATCGGGTAAAACCACGACCTGCGGCAAGCTGGCACGTATGCTCAAAAAGGACGGCAAGAACGTCCTGCTGGTTCCAGCAGACGTGTATCGTCCGGCGGCTATTGAACAGCTCAATGTACTGGGACGTGATCTGGAAATCGACGTGTTCCAGGCCGGTGATGAAAAAGACCCGGTCGCTATCTGTAAAAATGCCGTGGCTCAGGCGCGTAAGGATGTGAAAGGCGTGGTCATCCTCGATACCGCAGGTCGTCAGCAGGTCGATGACGAGTTGATGGAAGAGTTGCGCAAGATCAAGGGTGCAACCGATCCGCATGAAATATTGTTTGTGGCCGATGCCATGATGGGTCAGCAGGCGGCGGAAGTTGCCAAAACGTTCCACGATGCCGTTGGCCTCGATGGTGTGGTATTGACCAAGATGGATGGTGACGCGCGTGGTGGTGCCGCGCTGTCGATCAAATCCGTAACCGGCAAGCCGATCAAATTCATCGGAACCGGGGAAAAGCTGGATGCGTTCGAAGCATTCCACCCGGACCGGATTGTCTCCCGCATGCTCGATATGGGTGATGTGCTCACCTTTATCGACAAGGCACAGGAGGCGTATGACCTGGAGCAGAGTAAAAAGCTCCAGAAGAAAATCAAAAAGAACGAATTCGATTTTGACGATTTCCGCGATCAGCTTCGGCAGATTAAAAAGATGGGATCGATGCAGCAGATGCTGGCGATGATCCCCGGAGCCAGCAAGTTGCTCAAGGGTGTTGAGGTGGATGAGTCGCAGTTCACCCGTATTGAGGCCATGATCGATTCCATGACTCCTTACGAGCGGGCGAACCATCAGATGATCAACACCAGCCGGAAAAAACGGATTGCCCAGGGGAGTGGAACCCAGGTCAACGAGGTCAAACGGCTTCTTAAGCAGTTTGTCCAGATGAAAAAAATGATGAAGAAATTTTCCTCAGGCAAAATGCCACGCGGACTCAATCTGGGTGGTATGCTGGGGAGGTAGGCTTTGTTCAAGGTAGCGCCATTTCGAATCGTTAATCAGGCGAAACCGAAATTACAGGATTTGTAGAAAGTTCCCTTGGGGATTTTCTCAAAACTTACCGGGGGCAACCCCTAAATTGAATCTTTTGTGGTCGAAAGGAGAATGCATTGGCTGTAGTAATCAGATTGAGCCGACGAGGAGCAACAAAAAAGCCCTTCTACCGAGTGGTGGCTGTGGATAAAAGAAAACGCCGTGACGGACGTTGTCTTGAAGTGTTGGGGACATTCGATCCTCTCACTGAAAACGAACCCTTTAAAGTTGATTTGGATAAAGCCAGGGGTTGGATTCAGAAAGGTGCCAAACCTTCTGATACCGTTGCATCGTTTCTCAAAAAAGCGGGTGTTGAGGTATAAGGGTTTTCCTTCTCAACTGACTTGACCTGAGTTCTCCATTCGCGTTGAAGATCGAGCGGACCGACACGATGTGTTCCCGTTGCGGAGGGTTTGGGTATGAAGGAACTGATAGAAGTGATCGTGAAAGCGTTAGTGGATTTCCCCGATCAGGTGGATATTCAGGAAGTTGAAGGAGAAAAGACGACTGTCCTGGAATTGAGGGTCGCCAAAGAAGATCTGGGCAAAGTGATCGGCAAACAGGGTAAAACGGCGCGAGCCATGAGAACTATCCTGAACGCCAATGCCACCAAATTGAAAAAACGCGCCGTCTTGGAAATTATTGAATAAAATGCACTGGGTCCCGGTGGGAAGGCTCGTGAAGCCGCATGGCCTCAAGGGCGAATTTAAATTCAAGCCGGAGATCTCCGATACAACCCTTTTGGGCGACCTGAAAAAGGCGCGTCTCGAATCGGACCCGGAGACCGCCGCGCCCCGGACTATTTCCTCCCTGCGAGGTCACGGACTTCGCCTTATTCTCAAACTGGAAGGCATCAACAGCATCGAAGAGGCCGAACCTCTTTGCGGGTTGTCCCTTCTGGTTTCTCAAGACGAATTTCCCCGACTACCCGACGGTGAATACTACTGGTTTCAGATTCATGGCCTCAAGGCCTACGATGAAACCGGAAAATATTTCGGGACGGTATCTGAAATTATTGAAACCGGAAGCAACGATGTATACGTGGTACGGGAAGGTTCCAACGAACTTCTCCTGCCCATGATCGACGAGGTGGTACGCAGTATCGACCTCGACCAACAAAAGCTGGTTTTTCATGCCATCGACGGACTCCTCTAGAACCATTCATTTCGATATCATTTCCCTCTTCCCCGAAATGTTTGAAGGGCCCTTTCAGGAGAGTATCCTCGACCGTGCGCGGGAGGAAGGTTTGCTCGATGTCCGGTTACACAACCTGCGCGACTACACACTGAACAAACATGGCAAAGTGGATGACACTCCGTTTGGAGGCGGAGCGGGTCTGGTCATGAATATTGAACCGATCGATCGCGCGTTGCAGGCAATCAAACAGGACCGGCCCCAGGCATTGACGGTTTTGCTGTCGCCCAGCGGCAAACGGTTCGACCAGAAAAAAGCGCGGGAACTGGCGGATAGCAACCAGATCATCCTTATTTGCGGACGCTATGAAGGTGTTGATGAGCGAGTGGCGGAAACCCTGGTGGATGAACAATTGTCGATCGGTGATTATGTGCTTTCCGGAGGAGAAATCCCGGCCATGGTTCTGGTCGATGCGGTGACCCGCCTGATTCCCGGTGTGGTGGGGGATCCCGCCTCATTGGATGAAGAGTCGTTTGAAAACGGATTGCTGGAATACCCGCAGTACACCCGTCCGCGTGATTATAAAGGAAGTGAAGTGCCGGAGGTTCTGGTCTCCGGCGATCATAAAAAAATCAAGGAATGGCAGCGCAAGGCCGCACTGAAAAAAACAGCGCGCCATCGGCCTGACCTGCTTGAACAACTCAATCTGAATAATGAAGAACGCGCGATGATCGACGAGACGAATAATGAGTGAGGCCATAAAGCCGCGGATCTTCGTCGCGCTGGTGCACTACCCGGTACTCAATAAACAGGGTGATATTGTTACCTCTTCG contains:
- the trmD gene encoding tRNA (guanosine(37)-N1)-methyltransferase TrmD; this encodes MPSTDSSRTIHFDIISLFPEMFEGPFQESILDRAREEGLLDVRLHNLRDYTLNKHGKVDDTPFGGGAGLVMNIEPIDRALQAIKQDRPQALTVLLSPSGKRFDQKKARELADSNQIILICGRYEGVDERVAETLVDEQLSIGDYVLSGGEIPAMVLVDAVTRLIPGVVGDPASLDEESFENGLLEYPQYTRPRDYKGSEVPEVLVSGDHKKIKEWQRKAALKKTARHRPDLLEQLNLNNEERAMIDETNNE
- the moaB gene encoding molybdenum cofactor biosynthesis protein B; this translates as MVSKVKKAVNIAIITVSDTRTDEDDKSGNTLVDRAKGAGHNVVEKRIIKDEIPLIQAALKEWIASPEVDVVIATGGTGVTGRDVTPEAFEELYEKSIPGFGELFRWLSYQGIKTSTIQSRATGGVANGTFLFALPGSTGACKDAWDGILVHQLDSTHSPCNLVELMPRLLEK
- the rpsP gene encoding 30S ribosomal protein S16, translated to MAVVIRLSRRGATKKPFYRVVAVDKRKRRDGRCLEVLGTFDPLTENEPFKVDLDKARGWIQKGAKPSDTVASFLKKAGVEV
- a CDS encoding KH domain-containing protein, coding for MKELIEVIVKALVDFPDQVDIQEVEGEKTTVLELRVAKEDLGKVIGKQGKTARAMRTILNANATKLKKRAVLEIIE
- the ffh gene encoding signal recognition particle protein; translation: MFENLSGRLEDIYNKIKGRGKLKEADVDEALKEIRVALIEADVSLPVIKDFLEQIREKAIGQEVMESLTPGHMMVKVVNEELILLFGDAAVGVQISPEPPTIILMAGLQGSGKTTTCGKLARMLKKDGKNVLLVPADVYRPAAIEQLNVLGRDLEIDVFQAGDEKDPVAICKNAVAQARKDVKGVVILDTAGRQQVDDELMEELRKIKGATDPHEILFVADAMMGQQAAEVAKTFHDAVGLDGVVLTKMDGDARGGAALSIKSVTGKPIKFIGTGEKLDAFEAFHPDRIVSRMLDMGDVLTFIDKAQEAYDLEQSKKLQKKIKKNEFDFDDFRDQLRQIKKMGSMQQMLAMIPGASKLLKGVEVDESQFTRIEAMIDSMTPYERANHQMINTSRKKRIAQGSGTQVNEVKRLLKQFVQMKKMMKKFSSGKMPRGLNLGGMLGR
- the rimM gene encoding 16S rRNA processing protein RimM — its product is MHWVPVGRLVKPHGLKGEFKFKPEISDTTLLGDLKKARLESDPETAAPRTISSLRGHGLRLILKLEGINSIEEAEPLCGLSLLVSQDEFPRLPDGEYYWFQIHGLKAYDETGKYFGTVSEIIETGSNDVYVVREGSNELLLPMIDEVVRSIDLDQQKLVFHAIDGLL
- a CDS encoding SDR family oxidoreductase; translation: MPTALITGGAVRIGQALAQRLAHRGYNIALHHGKSDPADTLAYLDCTMVTTKAYPCDLSDLSAVESLVESVKKDFDDLEILVNCAANFIQENVETTSMETLDRTLNVNLKAPFILMREFKRLVGCGQIVNILDERIEKNIPTFAAYSVSKVGLAHLTKLAAVEWGETVRVNGIAPGLILPPQGQGPEYMEKNKGNVPMNRHGSVDDLAKALDYLLDSEFVNGEILFVDGGESRGKKYNG
- the queC gene encoding 7-cyano-7-deazaguanine synthase QueC, whose translation is MSRPKKAVVLLSGGLDSTTVLAIAQHEGFQTVALSFDYGQRHRVELEAATRVARAFRVEDHRVVQIDLRQFGGSALTDEIEVPTGRETDEMSEGIPITYVPARNTIFLSYCLALAEVCGAEDIFIGVNAIDYSGYPDCRPEFISAFETLANLATKAGVEGSSRFKIHTPLSKMSKADIVKKGLELGVDYSLTHSCYAPDDEGKSCGNCDSCFLRLKGFKEAGVEDPIQY